From Ovis canadensis isolate MfBH-ARS-UI-01 breed Bighorn chromosome 10, ARS-UI_OviCan_v2, whole genome shotgun sequence, a single genomic window includes:
- the ARGLU1 gene encoding arginine and glutamate-rich protein 1 isoform X1: protein MGRSRSRSSSRSKHTKSSKHNKKRSRSRSRSRDKERVRKRSKSRESKRNRRRESRSRSRSTNTAVSRRERDRERASSPPDRIDIFGRTVSKRSSLDEKQKREEEEKKAEFERQRKIRQQEIEEKLIEEETARRVEELVAKRVEEELEKRKDEIEREVLRRVEEAKRIMEKQLLEELERQRQAELAAQKAREEEERAKREELERILEENNRKIAEAQAKLAEEQLRIVEEQRKIHEERMKLEQERQRQQKEEQKIILGKGKSRPKLSFSLKTQD, encoded by the exons ATGGGCCGGTCTCGGAGCCGGAGCTCGTCCCGCTCCAAGCACACCAAGAGCAGCAAGCACAACAAGAAGCGGAGCCGGTCCCGGTCGCGCTCTCGGGACAAGGAGCGCGTGCGGAAGCGCTCCAAGTCCCGGGAAAGTAAACGGAACCGGCGGCGGGAGTCGCGGTCCCGCTCGCGCTCCACCAACACGGCCGTGTCCCGGCGCGAGCGGGACCGGGAGCGCGCCTCGTCCCCGCCCGACCGCATCGACATCTTCGGGCGCACGGTGAGCAAGCGCAGCAGCCTGGACGAGAAGCAGAAgcgagaggaggaggagaagaaggcagagTTCGAGCGGCAGCGGAAAAT TCGGCAacaggaaatagaagaaaaactcATCGAGGAAGAAACAGCACGAAGAGTGGAAGAACTGGTGGCCAAAAGGGTAGAGGAAGAactggagaaaaggaaggatgaaATTGAGCGAGAAGTTCTCCGGAGGGTGGAGGAAGCCAAGCGCATCATGGAAAAGCAGTTGCTCGAAGAACTCGAGCGACAGAGACAAGCTGAGCTTGCAGCACAAAAAGCCAGAGAG GAGGAAGAACGTGCAAAACGTGAGGAGCTAGAGCGAATACTAGAAGAGAATAACCGAAAAATTGCAGAAGCACAAGCCAAACTG GCTGAAGAACAGTTGAGAATTGTTGAAGAACAAAGAAAGATTCATGAGgaaaggatgaaactagaacaaGAGCGACAGCGTCaacaaaaagaagaacaaaaaattaTCCTGGGCAAGGGGAAGTCCAGGCCAAAACTGTCCTTCTCGTTAAAAACCCAAGATTAG
- the ARGLU1 gene encoding arginine and glutamate-rich protein 1 isoform X2, whose protein sequence is MGRSRSRSSSRSKHTKSSKHNKKRSRSRSRSRDKERVRKRSKSRESKRNRRRESRSRSRSTNTAVSRRERDRERASSPPDRIDIFGRTVSKRSSLDEKQKREEEEKKAEFERQRKIRQQEIEEKLIEEETARRVEELVAKRVEEELEKRKDEIEREVLRRVEEAKRIMEKQLLEELERQRQAELAAQKARERKLARMAAEEHTLQDTGQDSKYSTFNAD, encoded by the exons ATGGGCCGGTCTCGGAGCCGGAGCTCGTCCCGCTCCAAGCACACCAAGAGCAGCAAGCACAACAAGAAGCGGAGCCGGTCCCGGTCGCGCTCTCGGGACAAGGAGCGCGTGCGGAAGCGCTCCAAGTCCCGGGAAAGTAAACGGAACCGGCGGCGGGAGTCGCGGTCCCGCTCGCGCTCCACCAACACGGCCGTGTCCCGGCGCGAGCGGGACCGGGAGCGCGCCTCGTCCCCGCCCGACCGCATCGACATCTTCGGGCGCACGGTGAGCAAGCGCAGCAGCCTGGACGAGAAGCAGAAgcgagaggaggaggagaagaaggcagagTTCGAGCGGCAGCGGAAAAT TCGGCAacaggaaatagaagaaaaactcATCGAGGAAGAAACAGCACGAAGAGTGGAAGAACTGGTGGCCAAAAGGGTAGAGGAAGAactggagaaaaggaaggatgaaATTGAGCGAGAAGTTCTCCGGAGGGTGGAGGAAGCCAAGCGCATCATGGAAAAGCAGTTGCTCGAAGAACTCGAGCGACAGAGACAAGCTGAGCTTGCAGCACAAAAAGCCAGAGAG AGGAAGCTGGCGCGTATGGCAGCCGAGGAGCACACTCTGCAGGACACTGGACAAGACAGTAAATATTCAACTTTTAATGCTGATTAA